In the genome of Oryzias melastigma strain HK-1 linkage group LG19, ASM292280v2, whole genome shotgun sequence, the window GGCTGCCGGCGCAGCTAAGAGTGGTAAAATGCCGCTAGCATTGTAGCTAATGAAGGCTAACGTATTAGGCAAAGAATCTCGAGTGAAATGTtaattgcaaatccatcaccaggttggagtttgctggatatgatgacttccaagtccactggaaagttgtgcaagccagaagatttttgacaactgaaggcaaaacaccaacaagccatgctaaagctaacgaccgaccgttacagaatcacaGATTGGcagggcttttatactggaacTCAGAGGATGATGATGTGAAACCTCTGGCAGTTACACCAATTAACCaattacaaaattcaactgcaatacctcgttccaaccagtagggggcagcacactggtggtttttgactatattttcatgaattaaacaagtttattttaacaaaatctttaacatactgtaacttttcaaccgctaacacgatcaacgtcaacaatcaatctactggaattacgttgatcgtgttagcgGTGAAACAGTTAAGtaaatcaaacaacataaacgctggagctccggtgttaaaaggttaaatcctatcagttgtttttacttttttatttcaaaaacacagaaaacatagTTTTCATTGGATCTAATCATTACGCGACTTACTTGAAAAAACGAGGGACATGCTCTTCCCCTCGTTTGGAGAGCTCCTTCCTCCGTTCCCGCTGCTTTTCCTCGATGTCATCTTTCGTCTTGTCAGCTTCGGCCACTTTTCCCTCCTCCAGCATTCTGCAGAGAGTTCAGGGAAGTTCCAAGTAaggtaaaaatatttcaaatattgcATTGTATAAAAGATTCAAGTTGATGGAGAGGTTTAACCTTTGATCTGGGCGCAGGCGGGAGTCAGTGGGAGGCAGGAGAGGCTTCAGGTCTGGGGTGAGTTCGTTCAGCTCCATGGCAAAAGTGGAGAAGCCATAATACAGCAGGTAATCCTTAGGCTGTGGATCTGTAGAACAACAACAGCCCCTCAGGTAAGCTGCTCCACCAATGTGACTCTTGGTTTTATAGTAACGGATTTCATTGGTATCAGACTCAAAAGATAAAACTCACTCGGCTTCCAAACACATTTTGGAGTTGGAAGAGTGTCACAGAAGATTCCTTCATGCCAAAGTCCTCCAAACCGGTGAATGACATTACCGCTTTGGTCGAGCACCGTCCCCTGCACCTCGTTCTTGTTGGTGTCCGAACCCCAGTAGCGAGACTTCAAACAAAAACGCCAGACCACGGTAAATGTTTCATCAAACAGGTTGAGGGTATGAcagcataaaaacatttcaatcacCTTGACAAATGTGATCTTGCAGGAGCAGATgttgtttttgaggttttggatGGTGACCTCTCCGTAGTGCTCCAGATACCGCTGCTGACTCAGCACATTGTGGATGCAGGTCACGACCTTGTTCCACTCATAGTGATCCCCATACCTGCCAAAATATTCACAGCAATCAGTCAATAATGGGCTTAAAGGCTGCCATACAGTagataaatcaatatttatttgctAACAAAGCCTTTATCATCCTTATTgcttttttggctcattttcaatcataaaaagcaaaaaatgtaggCTAATCCAGActgaataaacaataaatacatcaaaaacacattttttacaatatatttctACAATATATTTACATTCACTTTCTTTTGTGCAATAATCAAAGGATCTATGTAACACCCCACaggatttgcaataataaattcaagttgttttttgtgtattacaTTGATACATCTTTCATATCTGTCATACTTTCACTTTATACATCTGGTCTGGGACTAGagaaactaatttaatttaattcctGTAGtgcagaggtcggcaacctttaacagtaaaagagccatttgggcttgttttctactgatcaaaacctagaaggagacGTATAGCATATAGGATATTTGGAATTGCATTCATGACtatcattgtctttatttttgttataaacctaaattatgtgtattttttggcacgaacaaaagcaaaaaaatataaagagaaactagtatttctcaaaattagattttttaaacattttttacctttagtggatgctaaaatagcaaaaaaggtGCTCTTGCCTAATTtatagctgaactccaaattagcataaaattcttaaattaaattcagtaaattaaatcatccaaaatgttagcatgttgctgaaatacaagctaaatactaaattagcctaaaaactcaagtaaataacaaattagccaaaaatgttagcatattgctaaaacattagcttaactccaaattagcataaaaaattaaatagaggccaaattagccaaaaaaagagaaaaaagctagcttgttgctgaattactagctgaactcctaaatgacctaaaattcctcagtaaactaaattattcaaaaaagttagccttgttctaaaatagaagctaaattctaaattatcccaaaaaacttcagtagataaatTAGCCGAAAATGTTGAATCTTGCTAAAATGATAGCTTATgtccacatttttgaaaagtactattttatttttcttcacccagagagccaccatgtagagataaaagagccacatgtggctctggagctgcaggttgcagacgcCTGCTGCAgtgaaataacaataaaagacctttgaatcatttttttaatgacaactCCAGTAGATGGCGCCCTAAGtagctgcaagaaaaaaatgcactgaCAAGCTTCTAAGCTGAAAATCTTACTTTGGCAAAGTCACATTAACCTTTCCAGTTGGCAAAATCTCCAGTGATTTCCCCCAGaatttgtttttccatctttgatctgtgaataaacagaagaggctgaagcagcagcagcagcatttttaaagcctGATTTTAAACAGCAGCTTCACCTTGCCAGAAGGTGAAGTTCTCTGATTGTGCGTGACAGGCTGAGATGGGAGGGTGGTGGCAGACCTGATGAAACATAAAGGAAAGGCTCAAAGTGGAGTGTTAGAAACTGTAGATTTGTTTTTACCTTGACTTTAGCTGTAGACGCAGCTCAAAACGacccataaaaatgaaaatattataaataatgaCCATCAAACACTGCACAACTCTAGgtattaaatatataataaaaagcGAAATAATCATTTAAGAGAATCAGAGAGCTACAAACATTATTGACTAGCTAACTAGGAAACAAAACTTTGCTCTTCAATTTATTTCATGCTCCCTGATTAAAGATgaattaaacaaatacatttaaaaagtagaaCTAAAGTAAAAGGTAAgtacaaaggtaaaaaaaagtaaagtaaaccaTCTAAACTtcattcaactcattcacataCAGTTGAAGGACAGAAACTGAATACAAGTTTTAACATATATTGGAGGTCAGCAAACTTAAGGCACATCAGATTGTAATGCAGATATTCtcatttgaacaaattcaaagattttaagtgTCAATTTAATTagttctgatttaattttagtttgttatatttacacatttctagCGGAGATGTActacaaatggtaaaataaactgcTAAAATTATACAATTCTACTACATTTTCTACATTAGGAGGATTCTATGTAACACAgaggttcttttattttgaaaggaagtcatatgaACCTCTTTTGAAAGTTTTCAACTTTTTCATATTCTGGAAAAAGTCTATtttctatggggtcaaatcaggatcatcttagagtgaaagaaaaaaacaaatacaaaaaaacaaaaacagagatttgaaaaaagtgaaaatttgaaaaaaataacttgaaaattTGACAacaatttctttttcaaattcacAATGTCTTGGTttcaaatttccatttttttcagttacaatatctattttcaagttttcaatctgttttttcgttcacttcaagctgatcctgatttgaccctataattttctatttatgtttatgatttttttatatatgcaaaaaaaacagttcatctCTATTCATCCTAAcagtaacaataacataaataaaaatcagtgcCTTATATTTGTAAAAGGTGAGGTGAGACTTTGTGACTTTAGTTGGGATTGGATTAAATCAACCCCTGGAAGTGTtgagggttgcagacctctgatttaAACTCACAATCTTCAGTCCACTATGCTATAATCAGTCTTGTTCTCAGTTgtgttcttattttattttaatttttcaagagACATTAACACGATGATGAGAGATCATTGCTaatttttcaagaattaaaaaaaaaaccttcacagaCCTGTCAGCATGTTAGGTATAATGTGGGAGTAAATTTCTATTTGCTTGTTTTCCAAagtactttaaagtcatttttagcaGCAGGTCGTGGTGCTTAACCGTATGGAGAAACACCAACAAAAGCAACTTGCTGCTGccatacatttatcaaaaacaagTCCAGGAATCATTCATTAAGGGGGATATTATGAACACaccagctttttattttataaatcaaaattacaaagagtaacagaaaaaatacaacgCATATCATTCCTCCACAGAACGTACACAAACTTTCTTATTTccttagaaagaaaaatgtcatcaaaCAACCATGTGTAAGAAGTATGTTTGAATAAGTGCATCtatttctgtctgtctgtaggGTGGGGGTGTGGAAGAGCATGaggtaaagttttaaaatgtgtgaaaatgttacaCAACTTAAGAAAAGATACAaactgaataatttaaaaaaaacagatgagaaGCCTTTTGGGACAACAGTAATTACACTGTTGGGACCttgatgggttttttttgtattattattttctggTTATTTGAATAATTAATATATGTTTGAAATATAAACAATGTATGCATAAAATATAGTAAGGTTGGAATTAATAAGGTTTTCCTTTACTTTCAAGCATTATATTTCTTTCCAATAATCATGTTGaactattttttgtgtgttttaaaataaaggaaatcaaatcaatgttatctgattattttaaatttaatttagtggTAATTTGTGACCAAAACACATAAAGGGTTACAGGAAGTTAAAGAAGAATCAATTTAAAGTTCACTTGCAGATGATCAAATGACTGTTTTTGACTGACAGCTTCTGTTTAAACTGAggagaaaatcacaaaaacttttactttttactgtaatttttttcttcagcttccATGCTTTGACTCATGTCtgttaatttgatattttttaattaacaatgaGATGTTTTCAAAATGAGCACCAACTTGGACAaagaaaactcaataaaaaactgcaaaaatgggGGTGAAGCCACtttaaatgagtcatttttccACAAAGCTTAAAGAAGTTTTTAGATCTACTGTAGCAGACATGATGCAGCAAAGCCAGCCCACCTGCTCACTGATGAACTGAAAGCCTCGGTCTTCTCGGATACATTCGTAGGTCTCCCCCAACACCGGGTTGAAGGGCTTGTAGCGGTTTCTAAAGGTTGCAGTGGAGTAACCAGAAATAGCAAATGCAGCAATGTAaacctgcaaaaaaacaaatcacaaatGTTCATGCATGGTTTTGCAATAAGCTTTCatgaaaagaaaaccaaaaaaatgtgacttcagAAGGAAGTTTGTAAATTCTGGGGAAATCCCACCATCCTGTGGAAGGGGTCTGGAGTGTTGCAGGCCGTATCCAGCAGCTCGCTGTACTCCAGCTCTTCACACAGCCTCTGCAGAAGGTTAACCGGCTCGTTGAGGGCCGCCGGCATGGACACTCGAGCCAGATCTTTACCTGAGGAGACCCAGCAGCTGAGTTAGAGGGATCACGGTTGGAGACCTGTTTTGTGCTGTGGTGAAGCCTCTTGCCTATGTTGTTGTAGAGGATGGCCATGAGGCCCACGTGGCTGTTGTCAGGACAGTGCGCGGGCAGGGTTGTCCGGCGTCCTGTGCTCTTGGGAGCAAGACTATTGGGAGCTCTGGAAATGCTTGCTCTGTACTTCCTGGTTGCTGATGCTGCAGAGTTGGAGAAAAGAAGCACAATGCtggaaattatgaaaaaaaagtctttaaagtaGGAAGTGGTTCTGGAGCATTCTCTATTACCAAAACTATTTTACACCAGGTGCTAGGTCACGGTGCAcgcaaattttggtgagtttttgaggaGGTGGCAGGGTCAACTTTTCGCTCAAAGttgcagtaagaaagaagaaaaaatctggTCCTTTCAGTCCAAGCCTGCTGCAGGAGGTAAGTAAGGGTGTCAAACATGTGGCCCACGGGACGTATCCAGCCCCCCAGTTGGTTTAATCTAGCCCAGtcaagaagagaaaaaatataaaggatgttgaaaaaaaaaaaattctcacccattcctgtggcgagttatggttcttttgccctttaacacctgaggcatcgttggtgatgcttaaacacaacatCTTTAACatagtgtaatttttttaattgtgtgtctccttcagaatttactggaaataagttgattgtgtaaacaattaaaaaattacagtaaattaaagaatataaaaactggagctccaatgttgaagggttaaagaaaTTACCGCAATGTGTAATCCCACCACTAGAGGGAGTACAGGAGAAGCAGCAAAcgcagaaaaatatttttggacattttattttgtattttccacacttaAATGACATTGtgaaatctgttgttttcacaGCCTGGTAAAGACCAAACGGTGAAGAGTTTCAGGGGAGAATAGGGAGGTTAACTcaaaattcttatttatttttatttagcttaattttcagGCAgggtgttaatttttttttccatagccCCCTCTTGAGTTTACTTTCGGGATTGCCTtaatgtcagatgtaaaatatttagtttgtgtaaaatgtgacaaatcataattttttaagtgaaatctaatttatttgaaatccaTTGGCCTCCATGAATGAATGTGTAATCATAAGTGAGtaggctactaggttggttGAGGCATTGTTTCCAACTgagtaaaaagaaacaaatatagGGATAAGAAGTTGACCATAGGTAATTTTGCTGTTCTGTTACCGGCCCGGCCCACTtaagatcagacgggttgaatgtgaaCCAAATGAGTTTAAGTGACGCCTCAGTGTGGAGATAACTATGAACTATATGGGTTGCTGTACTCACTGTGTCCCTCCTCCGGTTCAGAGTTGGTGGTGCTTCCATCGCTGAGTCCAGATTCATCAGAAACCTCAGAGGAACTCCCCCAAACGATGTCATCACTGGCGTCAAAGTACTCCGCAGCAGAATCGGCCACAGAGGGTGGCCCGTGGGACGGTGCAGGCTGGTGATTGAGAGCGGGAAATAAGCAGGAAAAAGAGtataaaacagtcaaacatggCAAAGCCAGGTGGCACTTCTCTTACCACAGCTAGGGTATTTGACCGGGGCTCATTGCTGGTCTCCCAGGCTTCCTGGAGCTTCTGTCTTTCCAGGGACAACGTTTCATGAACTGACTTCAGAGAAGCCAGCACTAAGAGAGCAGACAACATTCAAtccaaatatttgaataatctcATCCACCATAATACACCATATCTGAAAATGTGTGCATGAGTTAATTCAAAATAGTCAAGAGGTGTGTCTGTTCTTCTGACCTCTGTTAGAGATGGCACAGATGTCCTGCTGGATTTTCTTGCCCTCAGGCGAGAGGGCAGAGGGAGCAGACAGCTGAGAGGATACGTAGTCCGGGATGTTGGGCACCGACGCTCCGAGGTGGGAGGAGCCACTCAGGTGGCTGGAGGACAGCTGTGAGGCGAGCAGGAGAGGTTACAAAACGACGGACTTCCTTTACCCAAGTTTGTGTCCAGGAGTCAATGCTGTGACACAACTAGTGATGAGCAGTCTATACGGAAAAGCAGCAAATTCATAGATTGCAGGGAacattttgcataaatattGGACACATTTCTTTATGAATCAGGTGTTTGCagctagcagaagagaacattgaatttaaaacattgttcTTGCACTGTAGCTGTTTACAGAACATCTGAATGTTCTGAACTTCCAACATGATGTTCAGGTTGGTTCTGTTGCGTCCACATTATGACATCTTGTGATCCAAAGCTACTAAATACAGATGCATATGTTCATGCAAACAAGTTAGATTTTGGGGGCACAAACATCAACAAACTCAAATTCCAGTAGTTTTTAGTgtaactttaatgttttagtcTTTTAGA includes:
- the osbpl7 gene encoding oxysterol-binding protein-related protein 7 — encoded protein: MDSNGSSLNRSQSLASGLEKTSVTWNKPALSQSSSTLSSRHSRQVIKDWEVIDDLQVEMHASECPRDMTPPGICEGYLLKRRKWPLKGWHKRYFVLDGGTLRYSKNQQDVSKGRIQGSLDVSLAVMTVNKKANRIDLDTGDILYHMKAKSPDLFYIWVTKLQAHRFFKKNETAHAHSGLIQILSSRGGVGQAQRNGDLGATELADSAGASRALPSANTAVNTKVSAWLQQSHHPDSCAQELNRCNLDLSELNRLIQRLQNLEVGQTFTNGELQRIISIQNISLEKPKKSKSGKMWGHSRTLSRVEALGMLSSSHLSGSSHLGASVPNIPDYVSSQLSAPSALSPEGKKIQQDICAISNRVLASLKSVHETLSLERQKLQEAWETSNEPRSNTLAVPAPSHGPPSVADSAAEYFDASDDIVWGSSSEVSDESGLSDGSTTNSEPEEGHTSATRKYRASISRAPNSLAPKSTGRRTTLPAHCPDNSHVGLMAILYNNIGKDLARVSMPAALNEPVNLLQRLCEELEYSELLDTACNTPDPFHRMVYIAAFAISGYSTATFRNRYKPFNPVLGETYECIREDRGFQFISEQVCHHPPISACHAQSENFTFWQDQRWKNKFWGKSLEILPTGKVNVTLPKYGDHYEWNKVVTCIHNVLSQQRYLEHYGEVTIQNLKNNICSCKITFVKSRYWGSDTNKNEVQGTVLDQSGNVIHRFGGLWHEGIFCDTLPTPKCVWKPNPQPKDYLLYYGFSTFAMELNELTPDLKPLLPPTDSRLRPDQRMLEEGKVAEADKTKDDIEEKQRERRKELSKRGEEHVPRFFKKAKDSSGQDVWLTNGMYWELRENPGFANLDNVTLW